The genomic segment TTACTGCCTGTTTATGTACAGTGATAGTCAACTGATGGGTTTTACTTTCTCAATGAAGAGAGGAGCAGTGAGCAGGACAAACTCTTCCTTGCTTATTGGTGTGATCAATTCTTTTTTCCGTAGCCTCACTGCTCTGTCCATGGCCATCCCGAGCCGATCTGGAGCCAACTTGGAGCCGGCATCCAGGTAGCCAACAGAACTGGAAGAGTCTCCGATGCTCACTGCATCTTTCAAAGCTTCGAGCAGAACGTGACACACAGTCTGATCAGCTTCATCAGAGTCAGCCACCACATCGAACAATCTGCCAGAAATCTTCACAAACTCCATGAAGATCAGGCAGGTCAACACCCCATGTCTGAAGACACCAAAAGGAACAGCTTCGTGATCCCAACACTGCAGCTTGTGGATCAGGGAGCAGGATGAGAGCTGGGCTCCTGCACAGATCTGTCTCAAGAGCTCAGTGTAGGTTCTACCCTTAAGGCCAGCTTTCTTCTTCTTACCAATGGGGGAGCTGAGGATCTGGAAGGCTGAAGCCAGATTTCTGCTGAAGGCTGGTCGGCTGTAGTGACAGAGCAACAGCTGCCTCAAGGCTCTCGAGACCAGCTCCTACAGACAGAGAGTAAAGGACGTTTATAGTGTCATCGAGTTTTACAGAGTGGAAAGAAGCCCAATGGCCCTTCAtgtccatgctggtcatcaagcaccagtttactctaatcccattttccagcaattagcCATATTCTATGGTAATTCAAGTAATCATCAAAATATTTCTTAACGTTAATATGCTCTAGCCTCTGCTGCACTGTCAAGCAATGTGTTCAAGAAATCCACCACCATCTCAGTCAAATTTTCTCCCTTAAATTCCCTCTAAAGTTCTAGACAT from the Stegostoma tigrinum isolate sSteTig4 chromosome 30, sSteTig4.hap1, whole genome shotgun sequence genome contains:
- the tpgs1 gene encoding tubulin polyglutamylase complex subunit 1: MAAAAASGRSAPLTGPPIPAALTPTLREALLKVLENRPEDPVCFLSEYFENLAAASEGATEKAAPKQQQELVSRALRQLLLCHYSRPAFSRNLASAFQILSSPIGKKKKAGLKGRTYTELLRQICAGAQLSSCSLIHKLQCWDHEAVPFGVFRHGVLTCLIFMEFVKISGRLFDVVADSDEADQTVCHVLLEALKDAVSIGDSSSSVGYLDAGSKLAPDRLGMAMDRAVRLRKKELITPISKEEFVLLTAPLFIEKVKPIS